The Streptomyces sp. NBC_00576 genome contains the following window.
TCAAGGACCACATCACCAAGGAGGTGAAGCGCTTCAAGGGCAGGATCTACCAGTGGGACGTGGTGAACGAGGTCTTCGAGGAGGACGGCTCGCTGCGGAACTCGATCTGGTTGCAGCAGCTGGGGCCCTCCTACATCGAGGACGCCTTCCGCTGGGCCCACGCGGCCGACCCGAAGGCCAAGCTGTTCCTGAACGACTACAACGTCGAGGGCGTCAACGCGAAGTCGACGGCCTACTACGACCTGGCGAAGCGGCTGCGGGCGCAAGGGGTCCCGGTACAGGGCTTCGGCATCCAGGGGCACCTGGCCATCCAGTACGGCTTCCCGGGCCAGGTCGCCGAGAACCTCGCCCGCTTCGAGAAGCTGGGCATGCAGACGGCGTTCACCGAGGTCGACGTACGCATGATCCTGCCGGTGGACGAGGGGAAGCTGGCGGCGCAGGCCACGTACTTCCGGGGGCTGCTGGACGCGTGCGTGCAGGCGCGGCGGTGCACCTCGTTCATGGTGTGGGGGTTCAGCGACAAGTACTCGTGGGTGCCGGGGGTCTTCGGCGGGCAGGGTGCGGCGACGCTGACGGATGAGGCGTTCGGGCGGAAGCCGGCGTTCGCGGCGGTGGGGGAGGGGCTGGGGGAGGGGGACTGACGGGTTCGGATGGATGCCGGGGACTCGTACCTGAGACCGTGTCAGGGGCAGGGGCAGGGGCAGGGGCAGGGGCAGGGTCAGGGTCAGAGGAAGTGTCCGCTGGCCAGGTAGGGAGCCGGGGCAGGCATGTCACGGACGGCGATGTAGCCCTCCTGCCCGATGTCGAGACGGGCGGCGAGGCCGACGTCGACCGCCCACTGGTTGGGCGTGGTGATGCAGTTGACGAGGGTGCGTCCCCGCGATGAGGCCAGGGCCTCCCACAGCAGGTTTTGCGCTGTCTCCGGGTGCGAGGCGGCCAGCACCGAGGCTCGGCCCAGGTCGTCGATGTAGACGTACCCCGGTTTTCTGCGGTCCTCGGACACGACCAGTCGCAGGGTGGCGAGCATGTAGACGTGGTCGGGGCCGTGGCCCGCGCCGCGGAGGTCCCGGTCCAGTCGGTCCATCCACTCGACGTCGTCGGCCCGGCCCTCCCTGAGGCCGTTGATTGCGGGGAGCGTGGACCGGTCGACGGTGCCGGTCATCCGCATCTGAGGGTGGAGGGAGAAGCCCGCCAGCCGGTAGCGGCGGGTGGCGCCGGGGTGGACGCTGGACGAGAAGATGCCGGGGCGCCAGGCGGCGTGGGCGAGGGTGGCGTCGATCAGACGTCTGCCGATGCCCTGTCCCTGGTGACTGGGCAGGACGCCGTACGTCGCGAGGAACCAGAGGCGGTCACGGTTCTGCGAGATGGCGAATCCGACTGTCCGGTCGGCCTTCTGAGGTCGCTCCTCCACGGCGATCCAGCACCCTTCCGGATCCACGCTCAGGAAGTAGCTCATCCGGTCGATCCACTGCTTCGAAGCGGCCACCGAACGAGGCTCGACCTCCGGATCACTGACCCGCCTGGTGCCGGACTCCGCCTCGAGGAACGTCACTGCCGACGCCTGCTCTGTCGACGAGAGATCCTCTTCTCGCATCAGCCTGACCCTTACGGAGTCCATCGGAGCAGGGTATGGATCGGCGGGGCTGGGAGTCATCTGAGTTTCGTCGGTGGGCGAGTGGGCGTGGTCCGGAACAAGTGAATACAAAATTGCCGACAACAATTCACAAAGTCCCTCCCTGAAGAGCGGGTTCAGTGTGGCGGGCGCGCCGATCTCACCGATACCGTCGATTTCTTGATCGCACTGATGTCTTACGGGGAGTCAACTGTGGAGCGCGGTTCTTTGTCCGGTATATCCAAATCCAGATCGTTTTTTGTCGAAATGGATGGAATCCGGTATGAGTGACCTGCGCCTCGACGACACCATATTCGCGGACCTCAAGAAGACCTTCTCCTCGATAAGCGACCGCATGGAAGCGACCCGGCGCAGCCTGCGCAGCGCGGACGCCTCGTGCGTCGGGGAGAGCGGGCTCGTCGAGGACGTGCAGGACTTCGCCGACGACTGGGGCTACGGCATCAAGCAGCTCGGCAAGCACACCCAGGGTGCCGTGAAGATGATCAACAAGATCGCCGAGACCTTCGACGGACTGGACCTGGAGCTGGCCGAGTCCCTCAAGGCCGCCAAGGCCTCGAAGAAGGGCAAGTAGCGTGGCCGGCCAGCGGATCGTCCCGCCGAGCATAGGTTGGGATCCCACCCCCGGGGATGTCGAGGACACCCGCGACCTCGCCAAGCGGCTCGGCAGGCTGGCGAGCGAACTCGGCACCGCGCTGGGGGAGTTGGAGCGGATCGAGTGCGGCGACTGGAAGGGCAAGACCGCGGTCGCCTTCACCGAGTACATAGGCGAGGACGTCACCCCGCTCATCCGCAAGAGCCACGACTCCTTCGACAAGGCCTCACGTGCGCTGCACAAGTGGGCGGGCGAACTCCAGGACTTCCAGGACGAGACGGACCGCCTGGACAAGTCCGCCAAGGAGAAGCTCGACGCCAAGTCGGACGCCGAGGCGAAGGCAGGCGGCAACGGCAGCGACGAGCTCGGCAAGGCTTCCGGCGACGTCAACGGGGTCATCCAGAAGGTCCACGAACTCGAAGAGCGCTACCGGCGCGCCGCCGGCCACATCAGCAGGGAGCTGGACAAGGCCGCCGACATCGCCCCTGACGAGCCCGGCTTCTGGGACAAGCTCGGCACGGGCATCGCCGACGCGTGGGGTGCCACCGGCGACTGGCTCAAGGACCACGCCGACATGATCAAGGAGATCGGCGACGTACTGAGCCTGGTCAGCAGCGCCCTGGGTGTTCTTGCGATCATCACGGCCCCCTTCGAACCGATCGGGGCGATCTTCGCCGCCGCGGCGATGATCACGAGCGGGGCGGCGCTGCTGACTCATGTGGTGGCCAAGGCGGCGGGTGCGGACGTGAGTTGGGCGGACATCGGATTCGATGCGCTGGGGATTCTGCCTGGGGTGAAGGGGCTCACTGGGACTGCGGCGCTCGCCAAGGGCACCAGTGCCACCGCTCGTGCCGCCAAGCTCGGCTCGGGTTATCGCGGGGTGACGGACATCAGCAAGACGTTCGTTCTCTTCGGCCCCTTGAAGGCCACTCCCGTCGTCAAACTCGGCGCGGGCGGCAGCCGTATGGCTCTCGCCGTCGAGAGCGGACTGCAGAACGTCCGTCAGGGGCAATGGCTCGGTACCCAGGGAATCAACCTGATCGGGTCCAAGCTACCGTTCATCAAGAGCGCCGAAGTGATCGCGCCGATGGGGAACGCCGGTCGCGCCCTGGACGCCACCATCAAGGCAGGGCTCACCGGCAACAAGGCCAACACCATCGCAAACAACGATTACGGGAACTGAGCACGTCCGTACGTGATCGCCGCCGACTCGTGAGAAGAAACAGTCACAGTATGGACAACTCCGAAGAACGCCAGGTGCTGGGTGTGGAAGGCATGGCGCTGCCGCCAATGGCCCTCCGTCTGCCCGAAGGTATGCACGCGATCGAGGTCTCCCTGAATGAGACCGAACGGACCGAAGCCGTAAGGATGTTGGTTCAGGACATTTACCCACGAGGCGAGGAGCCTCTGTGGGAGGCCATGAGCGGACTGTACGGCGCGACAGCACAGGAAATGCTGGCAGGTGGTGTCTCGTTCTTCGGCATCGGCCTGTACGACATCGGGGATGGCGGCGGCGTAGCGCACTGTTCGCTCACCGTGGCGGTGTTCGAGTCCGGAGAGACGGACCCGGACACCGTCGCTCAGGGAATCTTTGCGATTCTCAACCCCGACCCTATGCGCGATGTGACGTGGCTCGACCTGCCCTGTGGTCCAGCGGTCTCGGTGATCTCCTTCCGTAAGCTTGTGGTGGACGGTCAGTACGCGAAAAGCGGCCAGGACGAGGAATTGGTGATGGGGCAGATCCAGGTGCACGTTCCGTTCTCGACAGGCCCCTTTACTGCCGTGATCACTTTGGACACGGCCTCCGTAGAACAATGGGATGAATTCACGCACGCCATTGCGGGAATTGTTGGGTCGTTGGAGTTCCCCGCATTGCCCGCCCAGAGAGGTCAGCCTGGCTGACTCGTCCGAACTTGCCCACGGGGACAACTCAGGAACGTAGGAGAGAGACGTACTGATGGACTGGTATCCCGCAGCCGACGAAGACCTGCTCCTTCGCACCACGGCCAAGTTCGCCACTGGCGTGGCTCCGGCCGTCTCCGGAAGCAGATGGTTCCGGGGCCCCGAACGCAACGACATCCAGGAAGAGTTGCCCGGTTGGCCGCCCGGCCCAGCCTTCAGCCCGCACGCGGCGGGCGACCAGGCCGCTCGCCGGGCCGGCCGTGCCTTCCTGGTGGGTATTCCGTTGATCGCGAACCTCATCGCCAACATCGGGGGAGCCTCCGGCTCGCCCTTCGGGGACGTACCGGTGCGAGGAAAGCCGGAGGAACCGGAGAACGAGGTCCACGACTTCCCCGTGATGTGGGCCGCCCACGGCACCCTCGCGCGTACGGTGCCATGGCAACTGGATCCCGCGCGGCGCCCAGAGGGATACACCACGGATCTCGCCCTGACCAGTCGGCGACTGCTCTTCCTCGGCACTCGCAGCGGCACCCTCGACAAGGCCGATGCGTTGGGTGAGTATCCGCGGGAGTCGATCGCAGGGGCCCGACGGATGAAGTTCAGCGAGGTTGGCGCAGATGTACGTATCACGTTCGCCGACCAGTCCTGGATCCGTCTCTTCACGGGCAGCCCCGACACTGCCGAGCGCCTCGCTGAGTTCCTCTCGGGCAGCGCACAAGGACTGCCCGAAAGTGCCCTGTCCGACGCTCAACGCCAGCGGGTTTCCCGCTTCGTGGCCGATCTCCCCGACACCGCGCAGCCGCCCGTGTACACGAGGCTGCCCAGCGGGATCGTCCTCGTTGAGGCCCGAGTCCCCGCGAAAGCGGGAAAGGGCCTATTTGAGACGCATTCGATTCTGATGGACGACTCGGGTGCCCCTGCCCAGCCGAAGCCCGGCGATCTGTAGAGCTAAATCCGGAGTCATAGCGAAGGAAGATTCACACCGATATGAGCGTCTGGGAGCCTGAACCGGGCGAGGTGCTCCTCGCCCGCGCTCCGATCACCTTCGTTACGGGCGAGGTCACGCGTGTCAGCGGAATGCGATGGTTTCGCGATCCTCAGCGTAACGACATACAGGACGAGCTTGCTGGTTGGCCAGTAGGACGGAAGTACCGGGCACGTTCAACGGGTAGCGTGATCGCTCGGAATGCTATCGCGGGCGTGCTGATCACTGCGGGAGTCGCTGTCCTGGCATTTCTCTCCGCCCACGGCGGGAACCTTGGCGGCCCTATGGAGCGGAACAAGCGCACCTCGCGTGACCGGGCGGACGAGATCGATGATTTTCCCGTCATGTGGGCTGCGCCGGGCACCATTGCCCGTACTCTGCCCTGGCAACTGGACCCCGGCCGCTCCTCCGAGAAACGTTATGGCACGCACGCGGTCCTCACTGACCGTCGGCTCGTGATCGTGGGTTTCCCCAACATAAAGGGGAATGCCTATCGAATTGACGATGAAATCCTCTGGGAGATCCCTCGGGCCGCCATCGAGAGAGTTGAACTGCGGGACTTCAAGGCCGCGCAGGATGTGAAGATTTTCTTTACGGACGGCTCATGGTGCAGATTGCGTAGCGTCAGCCGAGAACGGCTCACTCGGTATTTCATCGAACCTCTCGACTTCGTTCCGCTGGATTCCCTCACGCCGGCTCAACGGAAAACCGCCGAAGATTTTGCGGCTGCCCAAGCGCCGGATGCCGAACTGCCGCTCGTGCAGCGGAACCCGTGCGGCTGTTTCCGCGTCGAGGTGCTGGCGCTGAGCGCGGTTGAAGCGCTCTTCGGTCATTCCAGCAGGGACATGGTCATGGATGTGGGCGGCACCGAACTCCAGCTCATGGAGTACCACCCGGAAGACCTCCTGAGCTGACACTCGCCTGCGCGCAGTGTGCAGCTGGTCCAGTCCTTCCTCACCCCACCCCGCACTCCGCCCAAACCGTCTTCCGAGGCCGAGGCCCAACTCCACCCCCCACCGCTCCGCCAACGCCTCGACGATCACCAGCCCCCGCCCCGACTCGTTGTCCGGCGCCACCGCCCGCACCCCCAGCAACACGTCGCCCCGCGTGTCCGTCACCTCGATGCGCAGCGTGGCGCCGACGACGTACAGCCCGAGCCGGAAATCGCGGCCCGGTACGCGGCCGTGGGGCACCACGTTCGCCGCGAGTTCGGCGACGAGATGCTCGGCGGGGTCCAACGGGAGCCGCCAGTCGTGGAGTTGCTGTACCGCGAGCAGACGGCAAAGCCTCCCAAGGCCCCCGCCTCACCCTCGCCCCCACCATCTGGGCCGAGTTCATCTCGTACGCTTCCGGCAGTTGATCAACCGATCAAGCAACTGTCGGAGAGGTGTGCATGAACGCAGGTATACGCGGCCGAAGACGTACCGCCGCCGTGATCGCCACAGCCGGGGCCCTCGCACTCTCGGTGCTCAACGCCCCGGCCGCGCAGGCCAGGGACACGGGCATCGTCCTGTCGGACCTCGTGATCAACAACGGCAGGCCGGTGGTTGTCGGCACGTCGAGGGTGGTGGAACCGCCCATCAGTTTCAATATCGCCCTACCTCCCGGGTACAGCACAGAGCACCCGTTCCGCTATGACGCGCACCCCTTCCTGTACCGGGGAAGCCTGACGGAGGCGGCCGACACCGGAGACAGCTACATAGGGCCGGGCGGATACACCTGCTTCGACGTCAGCTCCAAGAGGGCCCGTTGCGAGGGCACCCTGTACATCGATCCCCATCCGTCGCGTGAGCAGGTCGACTCCAACAGCGACGCCACCAAGTGGAAGATCGCTGTGTCGCTCCGCCTGTTCAAGGCCGACGAGGTCACTCTCGTCGCCCAGGAGTTCGAGACAAGGCCCGGAGGCGTCTCCCTCAGACGCGCCGCGAATCTCACCGCCGCCGACGCCACCCCGGAGCCGGTCGCCAAGGGCAAGAAGGTCACCGTCGCGGGCAAGCTCACCCGGGCGAACTGGACCACCCACAAGAACGGCCCCTACGTCGGCAGCGCCGTGAGACTCCAGTTCCGCGCCAAGGGTGCCACCACCTTCAAGACGCTCAAGTGGGTCACCACCAACAGTGCGGGTGCCCTCCGCACCCAGGTCACGGCCTCCACCGACGGCTTCTTCCGGTGGATGTTCTACGGCAACACCACGACCGGCACCGCGACCAGCGGCCAGGACTACATCGACGTGCGCTGATCGTCGTACTACGGATGCGCCCGGGTGGGGACACGCCCTGTCCGGGTTTGACCTTCGTCACCCTGGGGGTATTCTCTCCGGCTCGATTGGCGGAGGCCATGCCCCGTATGGCAGACTGTCCGAGTTGCTCGGTCGAGTTGTCGATGCTGCGCGCCTCCCGCCGGGAGGACCGAAAGCGAGTCCCACAGTACTCGTCGTCCCATCTGTCGTAAGGCAGCGCTGGGGCGGACGTACGGGAATCTTTCGGGAAGTGTCAGTGCGGCGCCGGCCAGGCACCCGGTGGGTTTCGCGTCAGGAAGTTTGGCGCAATCGCCCTCGGCCTGCGGTTCCGGAAGGGCCGTGCTTCCCGTGCAGGGACGTCTCATATGGGACATCCATGTCGGTGAGAGCGCGACACACCCGACCGCGTGGGTCGGACAAGCAGGGCGAAGAAGTGAGTACGGAACACCGGGTTCCAGAGCGTACGAAGAGACAGGACTACTGAGTAGCCATGGCGGGACAGAAGATCCGCATCCGGCTCAAGGCCTACGACCACGAGGTCATCGATTCCTCGGCGAAGAAGATCGTCGAGACGGTGACACGCACTGGTGCGTCGGTCGCGGGCCCGGTGCCGCTGCCCACTGAGAAGAACGTGTACTGCGTCATCAAGTCGCCGCACAAGTACAAGGACTCTCGCGAGCACTTCGAGATGCGCACGCACAAGCGCCTGATCGACATTCTCGACCCGACGCCCAAGACCGTTGACTCTCTGATGCGACTCGACCTCCCGGCCGGTGTCGACATCGAGATCAAGCTCTAGGGGACGGTGATCTGAGAATGGCTAAGCAGATCAAGGGCATCCTGGGCGAGAAGCTCGGCATGACGCAGGTGTGGGACGAGAACAACCGTGTTGTTCCCGTCACCGTCGTCAAGGCCGGTCCGAACGTCGTGACCCAGGTCCGTACGAATGACTCCGACGGCTACGAGTCGGTCCAGATCGCCTTCGGCGAGATCGACCCTCGCAAGGTGAACAAGCCCCTCAAGGGTCACTTCGCCAAGGCTGACGTCACCCCCCGCCGCCACCTCGTCGAGATCCGTACCGCTGACGCCAGCGAGTACACCCTCGGCCAGGAGATCACCGCCGAGACCTTCGAGGCCGGCGTCAAGGTGGATGTGACCGGCAACAGCAAGGGCAAGGGCTTCGCCGGTGTCATGAAGCGTCACAACTTCAAGGGACTCGGCGCCGGCCACGGTGTCCAGCGCAAGCACCGCTCCCCCGGCTCGATCGGTGGCTGTGCCACCCCCGGCCGTGTGTTCAAGGGCGTCCGCATGGCGGGCCGCATGGGCAACGAGCGGGTCACCACCCAGAACCTGACCGTCCACGCCGTTGACGCGGAGAAGGGTCTGCTGCTCATCAAGGGCGCGATTCCTGGTCCGAACGGCGGCCTCGTCCTGGTCCGCACCGCGGCCAAGGGGGCCTGAGGTACCGATGAGCACTGTTGACATCCTTTCGCCCGCTGGCGAGAAGGCCGGAAGCGTCGAGCTCCCCGCGGAGATCTTCGACGTAGAGAAGATCAGCATCCCGCTGCTTCACCAGGTCGTCGTCGCACAGCTGGCCGCTGCCCGTCAGGGCACGCACAAGACCAAGACCCGCGCCGAGGTCCGTGGTGGCGGTAGGAAGCCCTACCGTCAGAAGGGCACCGGCCGCGCCCGTCAGGGTTCGACCCGTGCGCCGCAGTTCGCCGGCGGTGGCGTCGTTCACGGCCCCACCCCGCGTGACTACTCGCAGCGGACCCCGAAGAAGATGAAGGCCGCGGCCCTGCGCCACGCCCTCACCGACCGGGCCCGCAACGCTCGAATCCACGTCATCACCGGCGTGATCGAGGGCGACACCCCCTCCACCAAGGCCGCGAAGAGCTTCCTCGGCAAGGTCAGCGAGCGCAAGAACGTGCTCCTGGTCATCGAGCGCTCCGACGAGGCCGGGCTGCTTTCCGCCCGCAACCTGCCCCAGGTGCACATCCTGGACCCGGGCCAGCTGAACACGTACGACGTTCTCGTCTCGGACGACGTGGTCTTCACCCAGGCCGCTTTCGAGTCCTTCGTGTCCGGCCCCAAGGCCACTGACACCGAAGGGAGCGAGGTCTGATGGCGATCCGTCACCCCGCCATTGCCTCCAAGGCGGCCAAGGTCGCCAAGGCCGCGCGCGTCGCCAAGGCGAAGCGCCACGAGGCCGAGGGCAAGAACACCGTCGTCACGCCGGTCAGCAAGTCGTACACGGACCCCCGTGACGTCCTGCTGAAGCCGGTCGTGTCCGAGAAGAGCTACGCGCTCATCGACGAGAACAAGTACACGTTCATCGTCGCTCCCGGCAGCAACAAGACCCAGATCAAGCAGGCCGTCCAGGCGGTCTTCTCGGTCAAGGTCACCGGGGTCAACACGATCAACCGCATCGGCAAGCGCAAGCGCACCAAGAGCGGTTTCGGTAAGCGCGCTGACACCAAGCGCGCGATCGTGACCCTCGCCGAGGGCGACCGTATCGACATCTTCGGCGGTCCGGCCGCGTAAGCGGGTCGGATCGTCCGATATCGGACGAGGACTGAGAAATGGGAATCCGCAAGTACAAGCCGACTACGCCGGGCCGCCGTGGCTCCAGCGTCGCCGACTTCGTCGAGGTCACGCGGTCCACGCCGGAGAAGTCGCTGGTTCGCCCCCTGCACAGCAAGGGCGGCCGTAACAATTCCGGTCGTGTGACCGTTCGCCACCAGGGTGGCGGACACAAGCGCGCCTACCGAGTGATCGACTTCCGTCGTCACGACAAGGACGGCGTGCCGGCGAAGGTCGCGCACATCGAGTACGACCCCAACCGCACCGCGCGCATCGCGCTGCTGCACTACGCGGACGGCGAGAAGCGTTACATCCTCGCCCCCCGCAACCTGTCGCAGGGTGACCGCGTCGAGAACGGTCCTGGGGCCGACATCAAGCCGGGCAACAACCTGGCGCTCCGCAACATCCCGGTCGGTACCACGATCCACGCGATCGAGATCCGTCCCGGTGGCGGCGCCAAGTTCGCCCGCTCCGCCGGTGCCTCGGTGCAGCTGCTGGCGAAGGAGGGCACGATGGCCCACCTTCGTATGCCCTCCGGTGAGATCCGTCTGGTCGACCAGCGCTGCCGCGCCACGGTCGGCGAGGTCGGCAACGCCGAGCAGAGCAACATCAACTGGGGCAAGGCCGGCCGTAAGCGCTGGCTGGGCGTCCGCCCGACCGTCCGCGGTGTGGCGATGAACCCGGTTGACCACCCGCACGGTGGTGGTGAAGGCAAGACCTCCGGTGGTCGTCACCCGGTCTCGCCGTGGGGTCAGAAGGAGGGTCGTACTCGTTCGCCGAAGAAGGCTTCGAACAAGTACATCGTCCGCCGCCGCAAGACGAACAAGAAGCGCTAGGAGCGGGTTTAGATGCCGCGCAGTCTCAAGAAGGGACCCTTCGTCGACGGACACCTTGTAAAGAAGGTGGACGTACAGAACGAAGCCGGTACCAAGAACGTCATCAAGACCTGGTCCCGTCGCTCGATGATCATCCCGGCCATGCTCGGCCACACGATCGCGGTGCACAACGGCAAGACCCACATTCCGGTGTTTGTCACCGAGTCGATGGTCGGCCACAAGCTCGGCGAGTTCTCGCCGACGCGCACCTTCCGGGGTCACGTCAAGGACGACCGGAAGTCGAAGCGCCGCTAACGCGGGGTGGAATCGACCATGACAGACACTGGAAGGACAACCATGGAAGCCAGGGCCCAGGCGCGGTACATCCGCGTTACGCCCATGAAGGCCCGCCGTGTGGTGGACCTTATCCGTGGCATGGATGCCACGGAGGCTCAGGCGGTCCTGCGTTTCGCCCCGCAGGCCGCGAGCGTGCCGGTCGGCAAGGTGCTTGACAGCGCCATCGCCAACGCCGCACACAACTACGACCACACCGACGCCGACAGCCTCGTCATCACTGAGGCGTACGTCGACGAGGGTCCGACCCTGAAGCGGTTCCGTCCGCGTGCCCAGGGCCGCGCCTACCGGATCCGCAAGCGGACCAGCCACATCACCGTGGTCGTCAGCAGCAAGGAAGGTTCCCGGTAATGGGCCAGAAGGTAAACCCGCACGGGTTCCGACTCGGCATCACCACCGACTTCAAGTCGCGTTGGTACGCCGACAAGCTGTACAAGGACTACGTCGGTGAAGACGTCGCCATCCGTCGGATGATGACGTCCGGCATGGAGCGCGCCGGCATCTCGAAGGTTGAGATCGAGCGCACCCGTGACCGCGTCCGCGTCGACATCCACACCGCGCGTCCGGGCATCGTCATCGGCCGCCGTGGCGCCGAGGCCGACCGTATTCGCGGCGACCTGGAGAAGCTGACCAAGAAGCAGGTCCAGCTCAACATCCTCGAGGTCAAGAACCCCGAGCTCGATGCTCAGCTGGTCGCTCAGGCCGTCGCCGAGCAGCTGTCCTCCCGCGTCTCCTTCCGTCGGGCCATGCGTAAGAGCATGCAGTCGACGATGAAGGCCGGCGCCAAGGGCATCAAGATCCAGTGTGGTGGCCGTCTCGGCGGCGCCGAGATGTCCCGCTCGGAGTTCTACCGCGAGGGCCGTGTGCCCCTGCACACGCTCCGCGCGAACGTCGACTACGGCTTCTTCGAGGCCAAGACGACCTTCGGCCGTATCGGTGTGAAGGTCTGGATCTACAAGGGCGACGTCAAGAACATCGCCGAGGTCCGCGCCGAGAACGCTGCTGCCCGTGCGGGTAACCGCCCGGCCCGTGGCGGTGCCGGTGGCGGCAGTGACCGTCCGGCCCGTGGTGGTGGCCGTGGTGGCGAGCGTGGCGGCCGCGGCCGCAAGCCGCAGCAGGCTCCCGCTGCCGAGGCCCCCAAGGCCGAGGCCCCGGCGGCTGCCGCTCCGGCTGCTGAAAGCACCGGAACGGAGGCCTGACCGAAATGCTGATCCCCCGTAGGGTCAAGCACCGCAAGCAGCACCACCCGAAGCGTCGTGGCATGTCCAAGGGTGGTACGACGGTCGCGTTCGGCGAGTACGGCATTCAGGCCGTCACGCCGGCGTACGTGACCAACCGCCAGATCGAGGCGGCCCGTATCGCGATGACCCGCCACATCAAGCGTGGCGGCAAGGTCTGGATCAACATCTATCCGGACCGCCCGCTCACGAAGAAGCCTGCCGAGACCCGCATGGGTTCCGGTAAGGGTTCTCCGGAGTGGTGGATCGCGAACGTGCACCCCGGTCGGGTCATGTTCGAACTGTCCTACCCCAACGAGAAGATCGCCCGTGAGGCCCTCACTCGCGCAGCCCACAAGCTGCCGATGAAGTGCCGGATCGTCAAGCGCGAGGCAGGTGAAGCGTGATGTCGGCCGGTACCAAGGCGTCCGAGCTGCGCGAACTGGGTGACGAGGAGCTTCTTGCGAAGCTCCGCGAAGCCAAGGAAGAGCTGTTCAACCTCCGCTTCCAGGCGGCGACCGGTCAGCTCGAGAACCACGGTCGGCTCAAGGCCGTCCGTAAGGACATCGCGCGGATCTACACCCTGATGCGTGAGCGCGAGCTGGGCATCGAAACGGTGGAGAGCGCCTGATGAGCGAGAGCAACGTGACTGAGCAGAGCACCGAAGCCCGTGGCTTCCGCAAGACCCGTGAGGGTCTCGTCGTCAGCGACAAGATGGACAAGACCGTCGTCGTCGCCGTCGAGGACCGCGTGAAGCACGCGCTGTACGGCAAGGTCATCCGCCGTACGAGCAAGCTCAAGGCCCACGACGAGCAGAACGCCGCCGGCGTCGGCGACCGTGTCCTCCTCATGGAGACCCGGCCGCTGTCCTCGACGAAGCGCTGGCGCATCGTCGAGATCCTCGAGAAGGCCAAGTAGTCCCTGCGGGACTGAACCCCCGCAGACAGACTCGCCGCCCCGGGTGGAGTTCCGTAGTCCGTAAGTCGACTTACGGAACTCCGGCCGGAAACC
Protein-coding sequences here:
- a CDS encoding endo-1,4-beta-xylanase encodes the protein MNVFRMPVSAAVLGATLVIAGAGAQPASAHPNPVPLRALAAGTGVRIGTAVDMAALADDTTYRRTTAREFNSVTAENVMKWESVEPSRGTYDWGPADDLVRFARAHGQAVRGHTLVWHSQLPGWLTTGVADGSIGAAELRGILKDHITKEVKRFKGRIYQWDVVNEVFEEDGSLRNSIWLQQLGPSYIEDAFRWAHAADPKAKLFLNDYNVEGVNAKSTAYYDLAKRLRAQGVPVQGFGIQGHLAIQYGFPGQVAENLARFEKLGMQTAFTEVDVRMILPVDEGKLAAQATYFRGLLDACVQARRCTSFMVWGFSDKYSWVPGVFGGQGAATLTDEAFGRKPAFAAVGEGLGEGD
- a CDS encoding GNAT family N-acetyltransferase, with translation MDSVRVRLMREEDLSSTEQASAVTFLEAESGTRRVSDPEVEPRSVAASKQWIDRMSYFLSVDPEGCWIAVEERPQKADRTVGFAISQNRDRLWFLATYGVLPSHQGQGIGRRLIDATLAHAAWRPGIFSSSVHPGATRRYRLAGFSLHPQMRMTGTVDRSTLPAINGLREGRADDVEWMDRLDRDLRGAGHGPDHVYMLATLRLVVSEDRRKPGYVYIDDLGRASVLAASHPETAQNLLWEALASSRGRTLVNCITTPNQWAVDVGLAARLDIGQEGYIAVRDMPAPAPYLASGHFL
- a CDS encoding enoyl-CoA hydratase/isomerase family protein gives rise to the protein MAGQRIVPPSIGWDPTPGDVEDTRDLAKRLGRLASELGTALGELERIECGDWKGKTAVAFTEYIGEDVTPLIRKSHDSFDKASRALHKWAGELQDFQDETDRLDKSAKEKLDAKSDAEAKAGGNGSDELGKASGDVNGVIQKVHELEERYRRAAGHISRELDKAADIAPDEPGFWDKLGTGIADAWGATGDWLKDHADMIKEIGDVLSLVSSALGVLAIITAPFEPIGAIFAAAAMITSGAALLTHVVAKAAGADVSWADIGFDALGILPGVKGLTGTAALAKGTSATARAAKLGSGYRGVTDISKTFVLFGPLKATPVVKLGAGGSRMALAVESGLQNVRQGQWLGTQGINLIGSKLPFIKSAEVIAPMGNAGRALDATIKAGLTGNKANTIANNDYGN
- the rpsJ gene encoding 30S ribosomal protein S10, with the protein product MAGQKIRIRLKAYDHEVIDSSAKKIVETVTRTGASVAGPVPLPTEKNVYCVIKSPHKYKDSREHFEMRTHKRLIDILDPTPKTVDSLMRLDLPAGVDIEIKL
- the rplC gene encoding 50S ribosomal protein L3, yielding MAKQIKGILGEKLGMTQVWDENNRVVPVTVVKAGPNVVTQVRTNDSDGYESVQIAFGEIDPRKVNKPLKGHFAKADVTPRRHLVEIRTADASEYTLGQEITAETFEAGVKVDVTGNSKGKGFAGVMKRHNFKGLGAGHGVQRKHRSPGSIGGCATPGRVFKGVRMAGRMGNERVTTQNLTVHAVDAEKGLLLIKGAIPGPNGGLVLVRTAAKGA
- the rplD gene encoding 50S ribosomal protein L4 — encoded protein: MSTVDILSPAGEKAGSVELPAEIFDVEKISIPLLHQVVVAQLAAARQGTHKTKTRAEVRGGGRKPYRQKGTGRARQGSTRAPQFAGGGVVHGPTPRDYSQRTPKKMKAAALRHALTDRARNARIHVITGVIEGDTPSTKAAKSFLGKVSERKNVLLVIERSDEAGLLSARNLPQVHILDPGQLNTYDVLVSDDVVFTQAAFESFVSGPKATDTEGSEV
- the rplW gene encoding 50S ribosomal protein L23, with product MAIRHPAIASKAAKVAKAARVAKAKRHEAEGKNTVVTPVSKSYTDPRDVLLKPVVSEKSYALIDENKYTFIVAPGSNKTQIKQAVQAVFSVKVTGVNTINRIGKRKRTKSGFGKRADTKRAIVTLAEGDRIDIFGGPAA
- the rplB gene encoding 50S ribosomal protein L2, whose product is MGIRKYKPTTPGRRGSSVADFVEVTRSTPEKSLVRPLHSKGGRNNSGRVTVRHQGGGHKRAYRVIDFRRHDKDGVPAKVAHIEYDPNRTARIALLHYADGEKRYILAPRNLSQGDRVENGPGADIKPGNNLALRNIPVGTTIHAIEIRPGGGAKFARSAGASVQLLAKEGTMAHLRMPSGEIRLVDQRCRATVGEVGNAEQSNINWGKAGRKRWLGVRPTVRGVAMNPVDHPHGGGEGKTSGGRHPVSPWGQKEGRTRSPKKASNKYIVRRRKTNKKR
- the rpsS gene encoding 30S ribosomal protein S19, producing MPRSLKKGPFVDGHLVKKVDVQNEAGTKNVIKTWSRRSMIIPAMLGHTIAVHNGKTHIPVFVTESMVGHKLGEFSPTRTFRGHVKDDRKSKRR